In one Solanum lycopersicum chromosome 11, SLM_r2.1 genomic region, the following are encoded:
- the LOC104644740 gene encoding ADP, ATP carrier protein, mitochondrial-like, with the protein MTDMNQHPTVFQKAANQLHLRSSLSQDVHARYGGVQPAIYQRHFAYGNYSNAALQRGQATQDLSLITSNASPVFVQAPQEKGFAAFATDFLMGGVSAAVSKTAAAPIERVKLLIQNQDEMLKAGRLSEPYKGIGDCFGRTIKEEGFGSLWRGNTANVIRYFPTQALNFAFKDYFKRLFNFKKDRDGYWKWFAGNLASGGAAGASSLFFVYSLDYARTRLANDAKASKKGGERQFNGLVDVYRKTLKSDGIAGLYRGFNISCVGIIVYRGLYFGMYDSLKPVLLTGNLQDSFFASFALGWLITNGAGLASYPIDTVRRRMMMTSGEAVKYKSSLDAFSQIVKNEGPKSLFKGAGANILRAVAGAGVLAGYDKLQVLVLGKKYGSGGA; encoded by the exons ATGACAGATATGAATCAGCATCCAACTGTTTTCCAGAAGGCAGCTAACCAGCTGCACTTGCGCTCTAGTCTATCCCAAGATGTCCATGCTCGCTATGGGGGCGTTCAGCCTGCTATCTACCAGAGGCATTTTGCTTATGGCAACTACTCCAATGCTGCTCTGCAGAGAGGCCAAGCCACTCAGGATCTATCATTGATCACCTCAAATGCCTCACCTGTGTTTGTGCAGGCTCCTCAAGAGAAAGGATTTGCAGCTTTTGCCACTGACTTTCTCATGGGTGGAGTTTCTGCTGCTGTATCAAAGACCGCTGCTGCCCCTATTGAGCGTGTGAAACTATTGATCCAAAATCAAGATGAGATGCTCAAGGCTGGTAGGCTGTCAGAACCATACAAGGGAATTGGCGATTGTTTCGGGAGGACAATTAAGGAAGAAGGTTTTGGGTCTTTATGGAGAGGAAACACTGCTAATGTTATCCGTTATTTCCCCACTCAG GCCCTGAACTTTGCATTCAAGGACTACTTCAAGAGACTCTTCAACTTCAAGAAGGACCGTGATGGCTACTGGAAGTGGTTTGCTGGAAACCTTGCATCAGGAGGTGCTGCTGGTGCTTCCTCTTTGTTCTTTGTCTACTCCTTGGACTATGCTCGTACCCGTCTTGCTAATGATGCCAAGGCTTCAAAGAAGGGAGGCGAGAGGCAGTTCAATGGTTTGGTTGATGTCTACAGGAAGACACTCAAATCTGATGGAATTGCTGGTCTATACCGTGGATTCAACATTTCATGTGTTGGTATCATTGTTTACCGTGGTTTGTACTTTGGAATGTACGACTCCTTGAAGCCTGTCCTCTTGACAGGAAACCTGCAG GATAGTTTCTTTGCTAGCTTTGCTCTTGGTTGGCTCATCACCAATGGTGCTGGTCTTGCTTCTTACCCCATTGATACAGTAAGAAGAAGAATGATGATGACATCTGGTGAGGCGGTGAAGTACAAGAGCTCGCTTGATGCATTCTCCCAGATTGTTAAGAATGAGGGTCCCAAATCTCTGTTCAAGGGTGCTGGTGCTAACATCCTCCGAGCTGTTGCTGGTGCTGGTGTGTTGGCTGGATATGACAAGCTTCAGGTTCTTGTTTTGGGAAAGAAATACGGATCTGGTGGTGCCTAA